Proteins encoded together in one Lathyrus oleraceus cultivar Zhongwan6 chromosome 5, CAAS_Psat_ZW6_1.0, whole genome shotgun sequence window:
- the LOC127082642 gene encoding uncharacterized protein LOC127082642, with product MTLEQVEANQVTMRTDINTIQEKMDQLLETMLAISQRERVVDEEARAKRNDSTPGLDPQDESFVPTKKRLVHIPVGGKRDGDYAEPSDASTHHRSEIGDDLYDDFYVPDQSKPKTFLDLVADRLRTLEKKIKAIEGNNIFGTSAMNMHLVSNLVILAKFKTPDLEKYRGQTCPRSHLVMYFRKMAAHTENDKLLIHCFQDSLSGASLRWYMSLEQGRIQSWEDLADAFLRQYKYNLDMAPDQMQLQGMSMKENESFKEYAQR from the coding sequence ATGACGTTAGAGCAAGTTGAGGCTAACCAAGTTACCATGAGGACAGACATCAATACGATCCAAGAGAAAATGGATCAACTGTTGGAGACAATGCTCGCAATTTCCCAAAGAGAGAGGGTTGTGGATGAAGAAGCTAGGGCAAAAAGGAATGATAGCACACCAGGTTTGGACCCCCAAGACGAGAGTTTCGTCCCCACCAAGAAGAGACTGGTTCATATACCGGTAGGAGGCAAAAGAGATGGGGATTATGCAGAGCCTTCTGATGCGTCTACTCATCATAGATCCGAAATTGGAGATGACCTGTACGATGATTTCTATGTGCCTGATCAATCGAAGCCTAAGACATTTCTAGATCTTGTTGCAGATAGGCTCCGTACCCTGGAAAAGAAGATCAAAGCTATAGAGGGGAATAATATCTTCGGCACCTCTGCCATGAACATGCATTTGGTATCAAATTTGGTCATCCTggctaaatttaaaactcctGATTTAGAGAAATACAGAGGACAGACTTGCCCAAGAAGTCACCTAGTAATGTACTTCAGGAAAATGGCTGCTCATACCGAAAATGACAAACTGCTTAtacactgtttccaagacagCCTAAGTGGAGCGTCCctaagatggtacatgagcttagagcAGGGGCGGATTCAAAGCTGGGAggatttggctgacgcatttctccgTCAGTACAAATATAACTTAGATATGGCACCTGACCAAATGCAGTTACAAGGCATGTCCATGAAAGAAAATGAgtcatttaaagaatatgcccagcGATGA
- the LOC127082643 gene encoding uncharacterized protein LOC127082643 → MTGIFVDTLKDPFFDRLVSSATSDFTHVVTIGDCIEKGLRDGRIPGAVAAPSAPKKYSGGFQKKREGETNAISIGYKGKQQTSYGQVSAVEGLLTLRELKPIVFPYPPGYDANAHCEFHMGAPGHTLENCFAFQNRVQDLIEAKVVSFTPRCPDVNTNPMPTHKDAFVSAIEESDQDKLIRKVEEIQTPIARIRAQLLKSGLIPEELVVEENNKRLRNFIQQMLDQGELQINRRVKKKGEKDIAVVDIPYNEVNVEIHIFPLVIEFPAPFAYEDEKAVTWIYQPRAFKQGQEDQPLRINEPNVTSIVGPARMTRSGRVFAPRTADTSARAKGKETVVQIPVPNQEMQDMHLSPKAAVTREEAEEFLRIIKKSDYKVVDQLNQTPSKISMLSLLLNSEAHKNSLLKVLNATHITKDITIEQFDDVIAYVTTGNFLGINDDELPVEGKNHNKALHISLKCIDTILSRVLVYTGFSLNVIPKTTLIKLPMEGISMKPNTLIIKAFDGLRRAVIGEVDLPTKIGPTIFNITFQVMDIHPGYSCLLGRPRIHSAGTVTSTLHQKLKFITNDKMIVIGGEEDILVNHLTSFRYIDVDGEITETPFQSLEVVNMMAIQQKLETPKSGPSMASWQGAKVVYGK, encoded by the exons ATGACCGGAATATTTGTGGACACCTtgaaggacccattctttgatAGATTAGTGAGTAGTGCAACATCCGACTTCACACATGTAGTCACAATTGGAGATTGCATAGAGAAAGGGTTAAGGGATGGAAGGATTCCAGGAGCTGTGGCAGCCCCTAGCGCACCGAAAAAGTATTCTGGAGGCTTTCAgaagaaaagagaaggtgaaacaaaTGCTATATCCATAGGCTATAAGGGGAAGCAACAGACTTCATATGGCCAAGTCTCCGCCGTG GAGGGCCTTTTGACATTGAGGGAGCTAAAACCGATTGTTTTTCCATATCCACCCGGATATGATGCTAACGCCCACTGTGAGTTTCACATGGGAGCTCCCGGTCATACCTTAGAGAATTGTTTCGCATTTCAAAATCGGGTACAAGACTTAATCGAAGCAAAGGTTGTCTCCTTCACTCCGAGATGCCCGGACGTGAACACAAATCCCATGCCAACACATAAGGATGCTTTcgtcagtgccattgaggagagtgatcAAGATAAATTGATCcgtaaggttgaagagattcaaacccctatcGCCAGGATAAGAGCACAATTGCTGAAGAGTGGTCTAATCCCGGAAGAGCTAGTTGTTGAAGAGAACAATAAAAGGTTGAGgaattttatacaacaaatgtTGGATCAAGGCGAGTTACAGATAAATCGCCGTGTCAAGAAAAAGGGAGAGAAAGATATAGCCGTGGTGGACATTCCTTACAATGAGGTTAACGTGGAAATACATATATTCCCATTGGTGATAGAGTTTCCAGCACCATTCGCGTATGAAGATGAGAAGGCGGTCACGtggatatatcagcccagagcttttaagcaagGGCAGGAAGACCAACCCTTGAGGATCAACGAGCCAAACGTCACCTCGATTGTAGGGCCGGCAAGAATGACACGTAGTGGCCGAGTGTTCGCACCAAGAACTGCTGATACTTCTGCAAGGGCTAAAGGGAAGGAAACTGTTGTCCAGATCCCCGTCCCTAATCAAGAAATGCAAGACATGCACCTGTCTCCTAAAGCTGCAGTCACTCGTGAAGAGGCCGAGGAATTTCTGaggataatcaagaagagtgattataaaGTGGTGGACCAGCTGAATCAAACACCTTCAAAAATCTCCATGTTATCTTTATTGCTCAACTCAGAAGCACACAAGAACTCATTGTTGAAGGTATTGAACGCCACACATATCACAAAAGACATAACGATAGAACAGTTTGACGATGTGATAGCTTATGTGACCACTGGAAATTTTTTGGGTATTAACGATGATGAACTGCCGGTCgagggaaagaaccataacaaggccctaCATATCTCCTTGAAATGCATAGACACTATACTATCAAGGGTATTAGTATACACAGGTTTCTCACTGAACGTCATTCCGAAGACAACTTTGATAAAGCTACCAATGGAAGGGATAAGTATGAAGCCCAACACCCTAATCATAAAGGCATTTGATGGCTTAAGGCgagcagtgataggagaggttgacttaccaaccaagataggtccaacTATTTTTAATATCACGTTCCAGGTCATGGACATACATCCCGGTTATAGTTGCCTACTTGGGAGACCCCGGATTCACTCCGCAGGCACCGTCACCTCTACTCTACATCAAAAGctaaaattcattacaaatgacaagatgattgtgATTGGAGGGGAGGAGGATATCTTGGTTAACCACTTGACATCTTTCCGGTATATTGACGTGGATGGCGAGATAACTGAGACACCATTCCAATCCTTGGAGGTGGTAAATATGATGGCCATCCAACAGAAATTGGAGACCCCGAAATCAGGACCATCCATGGCCTCGTGGCAAGGAGCTAAGGTTGTGTATGGAAAGTGA